In Nematostella vectensis chromosome 11, jaNemVect1.1, whole genome shotgun sequence, a genomic segment contains:
- the LOC5518427 gene encoding ras-like protein 1, translating into MRETKMRRRRTSPMHSNTTKPVRVVVLGKDGVGKSALTVRFLTRRFIGEYDQTLESTHRHILQIDNEDVSLDISDTAGECTGDKLRRWTRRGDLYLVLYSIVDRSSFDEARWIARYVKDHRNTDSMSMVIVATKKDLDHLRRVDIEEGLGFSNELDCTFYEVSISEGYNEVQELLHELLKRITRNRGEKGTEKKDSFKEKKDSFKEKKDSFKIIDKKDSLRVPVLNLKRSPSLERKKRTSSLDKYSDKTPQVDRKDLLSSHSFKAGTGTKKLDRNQEDVINNNVQHNGYKGLSSVDGAEESPAKPRSVNKSVNPAPRKKSPFGIEKTKGTSSVNELGVSVVTDSNKSAPFGLQKTKSPGSRQDQSGSMDNYDKPKGPFLLDRLKSPSTDKLRHAPSTERLAPTSSFGRFREGFGKTFGRKKAIYL; encoded by the exons ATGAGGGAAACTAAGATGCGACGTCGACGCACAAGTCCTATGCATAGTAACACCACCAAGCCAGTGCGAGTTGTTGTGCTAGGAAAAGACGGAGTTGGCAAATCTG CTTTGACCGTCAGGTTTCTTACCCGACGATTTATCGGTGAATACGACCAGACATTGG AGTCCACCCATCGTCACATATTGCAAATTGATAATGAAGACGTCTCTCTGGACATCTCGGACACAGCAGGAGAG TGCACAGGAGACAAGCTACGACGGTGGACCCGACGGGGAGACCTTTATCTTGTGCTTTATTCGATAGTTGATCGGTCAAGCTTCGACGAGGCTCGGTGGATCGCTCGGTACGTGAAAGATCATCGGAATACCGACTCCATGTCAATGGTGATCGTGGCAACAAAGAAAGACTTGGACCATTTACGTCGCGTTGATATTGAGGAAGGACTCGGTTTCTCAAACGAACTTGATTGTACGTTTTACGAGGTATCTATATCTGAGGGGTATAACGAAGTACAGGAATTACTCCATGAATTGCTGAAACGAATAACACGGAATCGGGGAGAAAAAGGAACTGAGAAAAAAGACTCCTTCAAAGAGAAGAAGGATTCGTTTAAAGAGAAAAAGGACTCGTTTAAAATCATTGACAAAAAAGACTCTCTTAGAGTACCCGTTCTTAATCTAAAACGTAGTCCATCGCTTGAAAGGAAAAAACGAACATCTTCGCTTGATAAGTACTCGGATAAGACACCACAGGTAGATCGAAAAGACTTACTTTCGTCACACAGTTTTAAGGCCGGAACTGGAACCAAAAAATTAGATAGAAACCAAGAGGATGTGATAAACAATAATGTGCAACATAATGGCTACAAAGGCCTAAGTTCTGTTGATGGAGCGGAGGAATCACCCGCAAAACCAAGATCAGTAAATAAAAGCGTTAACCCAGCTCCGAGAAAAAAGAGCCCGTTTGGCATTGAGAAAACCAAAGGGACTTCATCGGTTAACGAACTTGGCGTTAGCGTGGTAACGGACTCTAATAAGTCTGCGCCTTTTGGCCTGCAAAAGACAAAATCCCCAGGCTCAAGGCAAGATCAGAGTGGCTCGATGGATAACTATGATAAGCCAAAAGGGCCTTTCCTGTTGGATAGGCTAAAAAGTCCATCGACAGATAAACTGCGACACGCACCATCAACTGAGCGTCTTGCTCCGACATCCTCGTTTGGTCGCTTTAGGGAAGGGTTTGGCAAAACGTTTGGCCGGAAGAAAGCGATATATCTATAA
- the LOC5518428 gene encoding melatonin receptor type 1B-B, translated as MGRFNSTEVSIHVLHFHKLLRNRNKSEIAGESLALLLIDLVSLFGNSLLCLVIYRTKTLQTVTNLLILVLAISDIVMAILGIPFSVAVLIRGEWIFGTHICRMQCFLIYFLAFGSLQTITIVAVNRYYRVLKPVRYKKVFTFKSTSLILFLVWFVTAALLTIPFLAGAIVPDFSPSKAACVIFTKPGASKQAVIAVNVALVSIAAIIPSAVISFCYFRVFRAVGNHFTRVKPTLRSHHRTQQSTNISEIKSTRTLFFVLLAYFICWIPVFAIEALQTFIMNWWLLPRSCHLLWTFCGCLSSAVNPFVFGLTSRSFRQGFKVLFRRVSTADVSQTRRPSLFVVNEGMNAIEQIEKVDRAKNSDENEE; from the coding sequence ATGGGGAGATTCAACTCAACGGAGGTTTCCATACATGTTCTTCACTTCCATAAACTGTTGCGGAACAGAAACAAAAGTGAAATCGCGGGCGAATCGCTAGCACTTTTGCTGATCGATTTGGTGTCGCTTTTTGGGAATTCTCTCTTATGCCTGGTGATATATCGAACGAAAACTTTACAGACAGTTACAAATCTTCTGATCCTCGTCCTTGCAATTTCGGATATTGTGATGGCTATACTTGGTATCCCGTTTTCAGTGGCAGTTTTGATACGTGGTGAATGGATATTTGGGACTCACATTTGCAGAATGCAATGTTTTCTCATTTACTTCCTGGCATTTGGGTCGCTTCAAACAATTACTATTGTAGCTGTTAACAGGTACTATCGAGTACTGAAACCAGTAAGGTACAAAAAGGTGTTCACTTTTAAATCAACTTCACTGATTCTCTTCCTTGTTTGGTTTGTAACCGCCGCTCTACTGACAATCCCATTTCTTGCCGGTGCTATTGTTCCTGACTTTAGCCCAAGCAAGGCTGCCTGCGTCATTTTCACCAAACCCGGTGCAAGTAAGCAGGCTGTAATCGCCGTGAATGTAGCGCTAGTCTCCATAGCTGCAATCATTCCAAGCGCAGTTATTTCCTTTTGCTACTTTCGCGTTTTCCGAGCAGTTGGAAATCACTTCACGCGAGTTAAGCCTACATTACGATCACATCACAGGACACAACAGAGTACGAACATTAGCGAGATCAAATCAACGCGCACTTTATTTTTCGTTCTTCTTGCTTATTTTATTTGCTGGATTCCAGTATTCGCTATAGAGGCCTTACAGACATTCATCATGAATTGGTGGTTGTTACCCAGATCTTGCCATTTACTATGGACTTTCTGTGGTTGTCTTTCAAGCGCTGTGAATCCATTTGTGTTTGGGCTGACAAGTCGGTCATTTCGACAGGGGTTCAAAGTACTGTTCAGAAGGGTTTCCACGGCGGATGTGTCTCAGACAAGAAGACCGTCTTTATTTGTAGTGAATGAGGGGATGAATGCAATTGAACAAATAGAGAAAgtcgacagagcaaaaaacaGCGATGAAAATGAAGAATAG